The nucleotide sequence CTCCGGCGTTCACGCACATGAAGGTCCACGCCACCACGGTGGCAGCGGGCGAGGCACCGCATCCCGGCCACGAACACGCCGACGAAGAACTGATCATTGTGAAAGACGGACAATTGACTGTAACGATCGAAGGGAAGAAAGAAACGCTGGAGAAGGGTAGCATCGCCCTGATCATGCCGGGCGATGAACATGCCCTGACCAACGGCGGCCAAAAGCCGGTAACCTATTACATTATGCGGTACGAAACTGGACAACCCCAACCCGAACGGGGTACCAAAGCCGGCGGCTCGTTTGTAAGGCACTGGAAGGATCTGGAATACAAAACCCACGACAAAGGCGGACGACGCAATGTGTTCGATACCGCCACGACCCAGTCCGAGCGCTTCGAGATGCACATTACGACCCTCAACGAAGGGCTAATGAGCCACCCGCCCCACACGCACAAAGCCGCCGAAATTCTGCTGTTGATTGAAGGCGAAGCCGAAGAAAGCATCGATGGGACGTGGCAAACCTCCCAGATAGGGGATATTATCTTCCTGCAATCGCAGGTACCCCACGCGCTTCGCAATACGGGCAAGGGCTCCGCAACGTACTTTGCTTTTCAGTTTGAGTAGGGTAGGTCAGGCTATCTTTCGCCGACTGTCCAGTGACCAGGCATTGTCGGCCGCATAACGCATCAGGAAGTAAAAAAACAGGGAGTAGACGATCTGCGAACCTACCAAAGCCCAGTCCTGCCGAAGCGAGGTCCCGAAGATCAGCACCATCATGACCACGGCTCCTGCCATGATTGCCTGACGGGTGAATAAGCCTAAAAGCAGCAAAAGTCCAATCGTACCCTCAAAAAAAGGAAGAATAGTCGCAAACACATCCACCAACGGCTGAGGCAGCCAGGTTTCCTGAAAATCAGTTACCGTTTTCTCGCGGAATTTGTCCAGGTGGCCGAAGATACGGACCACTCCGTGCATGAAGAAGTTGAGTCCCATCGTGAGGCGAATGAGCAGGTAGGCGATTTGGGCGTCTTTCTTATTCATAGGATTTTCAAGTTGGTAGCTTTTGGTCTAGACGCACGAAAAAATCAGACCAAGCCGATGGTTGTACCTACTTCATACGAGCAGAAAGATCGAATTTATTGATAAATTAAATTTCAAGAGGGAAGTTGGTGCATCAACGCTACGCCTTGCCGCTCCTGCTCCGCTTCCGGCAAAATCTCACAATTATCCCAAATCCCCGTTAGCAATGTTTTGGCGTAGGCTTCGGGCAGGTGATTTTCCAGCATCAACCGATTTGCCCGGGCATTATCATAGGTGAAGGATTCAAAAGAATAGGAAAAGCCCCCGTAGGAGTCGTCGAGCAAAAGGTACCATACGCGGGGGGTACCATCGTTGGCGGGCATCCCGATGACGCCGGCGTTGAGCCAGAAGCAATCATCCCGCACATCGGCAAAGGGTAGCCCGGCGTGGCCCGCCAGCATTACATCGGCACCCGTAGTTTGAAAGTGCCTTTCCTTCGTGGTCCAGGGTGTGGATTCGAAGACGTATTCCGACACATGGGCGGGAGACCCATGGACGACGGCTACGGACTTACCCGCATACTGGAAAGTAAGATGCTGCGGTAGATCGGCCATCCATTGGATCGCATTGGCCGAGAGCGAGCGGACGGCGTAGGGAAACCAGGTACGGGAAAACAGATCGCAGCGGCCACCTTCCCGGTAGTTGCAGCCACAATCGTCCTCGCCGCCGACGATATTTTGCTCCACGTTGCCGGAAATGCAATGAATGCCCCAAGCTTTTACCAATTGCACTGCTTCTTCCGGCTGGGCGCAGTAGCCCACCACGTCGCCGGTGCAGATAATGTTTTGAGGCGGGATTCCCTGGTTTGTAGCGATGTGCTGTAATTCCGTCAGGGCCTGTAGGTTGGAATAGGGGCCGCCAAAAACGAGAAGTTTACCGGTAAGTTTGCCGAGGTATTGGGCGTATGGTATTTTATTCATGTACTTTTCCGATGAAAGAAGTTCTGGTATAAACAGAGTGACTGGCCCTGCGGGTTCAGAACCTGGTCTGATTCCAAGATTAGGCAACTATATTGCATAGTATAGTATACCCCAGAAGTCGAGCTACTTGTTTCCAGGACTTTCTTTAAATACTCTGAACAGCAGGAAAGATACGCTGATGGGTCAAATAATTGGAGAACAATTCCATTCCTTTTTAGCCTTTATTCCTATTTTTGAAGAACCCTACTTCCTTTTTACAATTTTTATCATGAAAAGACGCCATTTTGTTAAAGCTTCACTACTTACTCCGGTTGCTGCACAGTTCACAAATTCAGTTGGTAATAAATCAACTTCCAGTTCAAAGCAAGCTGATTTAGAGTATTATGAACTCCGGATTTACACCATGAAAAATGGCCGACAACTAAGTTTGGTTCAAGATTACCTCAAACAGGCGGCTATTCCTGCCTTGAATAAATTGGGTAGCAAAAACATCGGAGTGTTTACAGAGTATCTGGCGGAGGGCTTTACCAAACTGGTCGTGATCATTCCTTATGCTTCCATAGATGCCTTTCTTAAAGTCAACGATCAGCTGGCCAATGATACCGCCTACCAGCAAGCCGGTGCGGCTTACCTGACGGCTGATGGATCTTCTGCCCCAGCCTATGAGCGCATAGAAAGCTCTCTGCTACAATCATTTGCGATGATGCCCAAGCTGGAGGTGCCCGAAAAAAAGGCACGGATTTTTGAGTTGCGCCGGTATGAAAGCCCGGGTGAAGCGGCTGGAAAAAAGAAAATAGAAATGTTTAACGAGGGCGGTGAAATTTCCATTTTTAAGCGTACAGGCTTGACACCCGTCTTTTTTGGTGAAACCTTAATTGGTCCCCTACGACCCAATTTGACGTATATGCTAACTTTCGACGATATGGCTGATCACGACCAAAGCTGGAAAACCTTTTCTGCTGATCCGGAGTGGAAAAAAGTCAGTGCGATACCGGACTATGCCAATGCTAAAATTATTTCTAACATTCACCGCATGTTTCTAGTCCCCACGGCTTTCTCTCAGATTTAAGAAGCTGTTGAGTGGCTACCGACTGGTTTTGCCCAATACGTGGGTAAGGCCAGTCGGTAGCATTTATACGGATGCCTGAATTATCGTACTGAATGGATTCTTTCGGGCATAGCAATAAAAATATCAGCCAGTAGTAGTGTTATACTTCCGCTTTGGCCAGCTCTCCCAGTCGCCGGAGGGTACCTTCTAGTTCATCATTCCACAGCAGGCCGTAGTTCAGCCGCAGGCAATGGCCGTACTGGTTCTGTAGGGTGAAGATCCGACCGGGAGCGAAGCTGATCTTGTGAGAAAGTGCCTTGCCGTATAGTTCAAGCGCGTCAACGTGCCGGGGCAGTTCTACCCACTGTACAAAGCCTCCCTGAGGGCAGCTGGCCCTCGTTCCTTCGGGAAAGTAGTCGGCAATGGCGCGGGCGAAGTTCAACTGATTGGCGTGCAGAGTGCGCCTTAGCTTACGGAGGTGGTTCTCATACCGGCCGGTCTCCAGAAAGCCGGCGACGACCTCCTGTGTAATCGATGCAGTCGAGATGGAGTGATACAGCTTCATCCGGAGGACTTGCTCTCTGAACCGGCCGGGGGCGACCCAGCCCACCCGGTAGCCCGGAGCCAGCGTTTTCGAAACAGAGCCGCACCACAGCACTAGGCCGCTACGGTCGTAGGTTTTGCAGGATTTGGGCCGCTGCGTACCAAAGTAGACGTCCCCGTTGAGGTCATTCTCGATCAGTGGTACATTGTATAGCTCGGCCAGGCGCACTGCTTCCCGCTTATGTTCGTCGGGCATACAACTGCCCAGCGGGTTGCTGAAATTGGGGATCAGTAGGCTGGCTTTTACTCGGCCTTCTCGTAGTGCGTGTTCGTAGGCGTTCAGGTCCACTCCAGTCTGTGCGTGCATCGGCAATTCAAGCACCCGCAGGCCCAGCGCCTGCGCCAGCCGGAGCATGCCGAAGGATACGGGACTTTCCATAGCGATAGTGTCACCCTTGT is from Salmonirosea aquatica and encodes:
- a CDS encoding NIPSNAP family protein — translated: MFPGLSLNTLNSRKDTLMGQIIGEQFHSFLAFIPIFEEPYFLFTIFIMKRRHFVKASLLTPVAAQFTNSVGNKSTSSSKQADLEYYELRIYTMKNGRQLSLVQDYLKQAAIPALNKLGSKNIGVFTEYLAEGFTKLVVIIPYASIDAFLKVNDQLANDTAYQQAGAAYLTADGSSAPAYERIESSLLQSFAMMPKLEVPEKKARIFELRRYESPGEAAGKKKIEMFNEGGEISIFKRTGLTPVFFGETLIGPLRPNLTYMLTFDDMADHDQSWKTFSADPEWKKVSAIPDYANAKIISNIHRMFLVPTAFSQI
- a CDS encoding cupin domain-containing protein, giving the protein MNTHFRFDIRPILLALLMSLSFAGTAQYQQIPSAVYHWNGVTVTKKANSEQRVLLEGATPAFTHMKVHATTVAAGEAPHPGHEHADEELIIVKDGQLTVTIEGKKETLEKGSIALIMPGDEHALTNGGQKPVTYYIMRYETGQPQPERGTKAGGSFVRHWKDLEYKTHDKGGRRNVFDTATTQSERFEMHITTLNEGLMSHPPHTHKAAEILLLIEGEAEESIDGTWQTSQIGDIIFLQSQVPHALRNTGKGSATYFAFQFE
- a CDS encoding metallophosphoesterase family protein; protein product: MNKIPYAQYLGKLTGKLLVFGGPYSNLQALTELQHIATNQGIPPQNIICTGDVVGYCAQPEEAVQLVKAWGIHCISGNVEQNIVGGEDDCGCNYREGGRCDLFSRTWFPYAVRSLSANAIQWMADLPQHLTFQYAGKSVAVVHGSPAHVSEYVFESTPWTTKERHFQTTGADVMLAGHAGLPFADVRDDCFWLNAGVIGMPANDGTPRVWYLLLDDSYGGFSYSFESFTYDNARANRLMLENHLPEAYAKTLLTGIWDNCEILPEAEQERQGVALMHQLPS
- a CDS encoding aminotransferase-like domain-containing protein encodes the protein MSNDIQKNPSFLYARIAGVIQQQILDGILRTGDKLPSLRTICREYGVSQNTAMSAYYDLESKGLIESRPQSGYYVRYPRSRRPSLPNATTPSSMPHDGDPDALVSQVYGTLGEPGSLPLSLGTPANELLPIAKLNKGLMLATRSLTGSGIAYDKVEGSERLRRQIARWAFAMECNLGMDDVITTSGCLNALSYCLMAVADKGDTIAMESPVSFGMLRLAQALGLRVLELPMHAQTGVDLNAYEHALREGRVKASLLIPNFSNPLGSCMPDEHKREAVRLAELYNVPLIENDLNGDVYFGTQRPKSCKTYDRSGLVLWCGSVSKTLAPGYRVGWVAPGRFREQVLRMKLYHSISTASITQEVVAGFLETGRYENHLRKLRRTLHANQLNFARAIADYFPEGTRASCPQGGFVQWVELPRHVDALELYGKALSHKISFAPGRIFTLQNQYGHCLRLNYGLLWNDELEGTLRRLGELAKAEV
- a CDS encoding DoxX family membrane protein; translation: MNKKDAQIAYLLIRLTMGLNFFMHGVVRIFGHLDKFREKTVTDFQETWLPQPLVDVFATILPFFEGTIGLLLLLGLFTRQAIMAGAVVMMVLIFGTSLRQDWALVGSQIVYSLFFYFLMRYAADNAWSLDSRRKIA